One window of Quercus robur chromosome 5, dhQueRobu3.1, whole genome shotgun sequence genomic DNA carries:
- the LOC126729028 gene encoding uncharacterized protein LOC126729028 produces MFSYSKFGIYLYSLNLKWIFFLGKAFPFLAKPFQVYYSQNITPSFPNINRHSKYLSTIGISVVLLKMAIKYGVSLSLLVIQIVLSLLFSSHHFAKADNEIGKSLITTTCNHTEFPDVCISTLESDPRSSSADLTNLSRIALELAITEANETKAEAFKLVNNASSYESWGIRLACYDGFNSSVYQLEESLQYFDQLKYNESNRIVDLFNGGLNYCINLGVVELSTRITFLRKFTTDIVAILHLLF; encoded by the coding sequence ATGTTTTCTTATTCGAAGTTTGGAATATACTTGTATAGTCTAAATTTGAAATGGATTTTCTTCCTTGGTAAGGCTTTTCCTTTCTTGGCAAAGCCTTTCCAAGTATATTATTCTCAGAACATTACTCCTAGTTTTCCCAATATAAATAGGCATAGCAAATACCTTTCGACAATAGGCATTTCCGTTGTGTTGTTGAAAATGGCCATAAAATACGGTGTTTCTCTTAGCCTCCTAGTGATTCAAATTGTACTTTCTCTCTTGTTTTCAAGCCACCACTTTGCAAAAGCCGATAATGAGATTGGCAAGTCCCTAATAACAACAACTTGCAACCATACTGAGTTTCCTGATGTTTGCATCTCAACTTTGGAGTCGGATCCTCGTAGCTCTTCTGCAGATCTTACTAACCTTTCCAGAATTGCCTTGGAGTTAGCTATAACCGAAGCTAATGAGACCAAAGCAGAGGCTTTTAAATTGGTTAATAATGCAAGTAGCTATGAGAGTTGGGGAATACGATTAGCTTGTTATGATGGATTTAATTCGAGTGTCTATCAATTGGAAGAGAGTCTCCAATACTTTGATCAGCTGAAGTATAATGAGTCAAACAGAATTGTGGATCTTTTTAATGGAGGTTTAAATTATTGTATTAATCTTGGAGTAGTAGAGTTAAGTACAAGGATCACATTCCTTAGGAAATTCACCACTGATATAGTGGCAATTCTACATCTCCTTTTCTAA